From Pandoraea vervacti, the proteins below share one genomic window:
- a CDS encoding NCS2 family permease: MLTKFFKLEEHGSNVRTEMVAGLTTFLTMSYIIFVNPNILGTTGMDKSAVFVATCLAAAIGSVVMAFVANYPIGMAPGMGLNAFFAFTVVGAMGYTWQQALGAVFISGCLFIILTVTGVRSWLIAGVPKSLRCAIAAGIGLFLAIIALGNAGVVVANPATKIGLGDLHSPQALLAIFGFFLIAVLDALRVRGAILIGILVVTVLSMVLGLNQFQGVFAMPPSLAPTFLQLDIPGALHAGFVHVILAFVLVEVFDATGTLMGVAKRAGLLEGTHYKGLGRALFADSIAIFIGSLLGTSSTTAYVESASGVQAGGRTGLTALTIAVLFILALFIAPLAGSVPAYAAAPALLYVAGLMLRELLDVEWDDITEATPAALTALAMPFTYSIATGLAFGFISYAVLKLFTGRAKDVHPAAWVIAALFVLKYIFFPG; this comes from the coding sequence TTGCTGACCAAATTCTTCAAACTCGAGGAGCATGGCTCCAATGTACGGACGGAAATGGTGGCGGGTCTCACGACCTTCCTGACCATGTCGTACATCATTTTCGTCAACCCGAATATTCTCGGCACGACCGGCATGGACAAGAGCGCCGTGTTCGTGGCGACGTGTCTTGCCGCCGCCATCGGCTCGGTCGTGATGGCCTTCGTGGCGAACTACCCGATCGGCATGGCGCCCGGCATGGGCCTCAACGCCTTCTTCGCCTTCACGGTCGTGGGCGCGATGGGCTACACATGGCAGCAAGCGCTGGGGGCCGTTTTCATCTCGGGGTGTCTGTTCATCATCCTGACGGTAACGGGCGTGCGATCCTGGCTCATAGCCGGGGTACCCAAATCGTTGCGATGCGCCATCGCTGCGGGTATCGGTCTGTTCCTCGCGATCATCGCCCTCGGTAACGCCGGGGTGGTCGTCGCCAATCCGGCCACGAAGATCGGTCTGGGCGACCTCCATTCGCCGCAGGCGCTGCTCGCGATCTTCGGTTTCTTCCTGATTGCCGTGCTCGACGCCCTGCGCGTGCGTGGCGCCATCCTGATCGGCATTCTGGTGGTGACGGTGCTCTCGATGGTGCTCGGCCTGAACCAGTTCCAGGGCGTGTTCGCCATGCCCCCGAGCCTGGCGCCGACGTTCCTCCAGCTCGACATTCCCGGGGCATTGCATGCCGGCTTCGTGCACGTGATTCTGGCGTTCGTGCTGGTCGAAGTGTTCGACGCGACGGGCACGCTCATGGGCGTGGCCAAGCGCGCCGGGCTGCTCGAAGGCACGCATTACAAGGGACTGGGACGCGCGCTGTTCGCCGACTCCATCGCGATCTTCATCGGTTCGCTGCTGGGCACGAGCAGCACGACGGCGTATGTCGAGAGCGCTTCGGGCGTGCAGGCCGGTGGCCGCACGGGTCTCACGGCGCTCACGATTGCCGTGCTGTTCATCCTCGCGCTGTTCATCGCGCCGCTCGCGGGCTCGGTGCCGGCCTATGCCGCCGCACCGGCGCTGCTCTATGTGGCGGGCCTGATGCTGCGCGAGCTGCTCGACGTCGAGTGGGACGACATCACCGAAGCCACGCCCGCAGCCCTCACCGCGCTGGCGATGCCGTTCACGTACTCCATTGCCACGGGTCTGGCCTTCGGCTTCATCTCGTACGCCGTACTCAAGCTGTTCACGGGCCGCGCGAAGGACGTGCATCCGGCCGCCTGGGTCATCGCTGCGCTCTTCGTGCTGAAGTACATCTTCTTCCCGGGCTGA
- a CDS encoding MFS transporter, whose protein sequence is MPTDTRPANGQFATTLQIVSTVFFTFLCYLTIGLPLAVLPSFVHVDLAYSSVIAGLAISVQYLATLLSRPYAGRTADAWGPKRTVLCGLVACGASGLLVALGGVLSGVPWLALLALIAGRLVLGFGESWVSTGAIMWGIGQVGPSHTARVISWNGVATYGALALGAPLGVALNNAYGIEAVGGAVAASGILGLLLARMKRATPVIHGERLAFRAVLGRVLPFGMGLALGSIGFGAISTFITLYYASHHWDNAALALTAFGLCFMGVRLLLGSSIGRFGGYRVAMASFALEAFGLIVLGIAPTGFTALLGAALSGAGFSLVFPSLGVAAVNLVPAQNRGAALGAYSVFLDVALGVTGPVAGLIVGAYGYAEVYLCAALAAIAAVLLTLWMSRNALVGAAHGTEAPGEPGGKPTRTAPSA, encoded by the coding sequence ATGCCTACCGACACCCGCCCTGCGAACGGCCAGTTCGCCACGACGTTGCAGATCGTCTCCACCGTGTTCTTCACGTTCCTCTGCTATCTGACGATCGGCCTGCCGCTTGCCGTGCTGCCGTCGTTCGTTCACGTGGATCTGGCGTATAGCTCGGTGATCGCCGGGCTGGCCATCAGCGTTCAGTATCTTGCCACGCTGCTCTCACGCCCCTATGCGGGACGCACTGCCGATGCGTGGGGCCCGAAGCGCACTGTCCTGTGCGGTCTGGTCGCATGCGGGGCGTCGGGGCTGCTCGTCGCACTGGGCGGCGTGCTCAGCGGCGTGCCGTGGCTGGCGTTGCTCGCGCTGATTGCGGGACGTCTGGTGCTCGGCTTCGGCGAGAGTTGGGTGTCGACGGGCGCAATCATGTGGGGCATCGGGCAGGTGGGGCCGTCGCACACGGCGCGTGTCATTTCCTGGAACGGCGTGGCGACTTACGGCGCGCTGGCCCTCGGCGCTCCGCTCGGCGTGGCGCTCAACAACGCGTATGGCATCGAGGCGGTGGGCGGCGCGGTGGCGGCCTCCGGCATCCTCGGTCTGCTGCTGGCGCGCATGAAGCGGGCAACGCCGGTGATTCACGGCGAACGTCTGGCGTTTCGCGCAGTGCTGGGCCGCGTGCTGCCGTTCGGCATGGGCCTTGCACTGGGCTCGATCGGCTTTGGCGCCATTTCCACGTTCATCACGCTGTACTACGCCAGCCATCACTGGGATAACGCTGCGCTGGCGTTGACGGCATTCGGATTGTGTTTCATGGGCGTGCGTCTGCTGCTGGGCAGCAGCATCGGACGCTTCGGCGGTTATCGCGTCGCCATGGCCTCGTTCGCGCTCGAAGCGTTCGGTCTGATCGTGCTCGGTATCGCGCCGACCGGCTTTACGGCGCTGCTCGGCGCGGCGCTCTCCGGTGCGGGCTTCTCGCTTGTCTTCCCGTCGCTGGGCGTAGCCGCAGTCAACCTCGTGCCCGCGCAAAACCGCGGCGCGGCCCTCGGGGCGTACTCGGTGTTTCTCGATGTCGCGCTCGGCGTGACCGGTCCCGTCGCCGGTCTGATCGTCGGCGCGTACGGTTACGCCGAGGTGTATCTGTGTGCGGCGCTGGCAGCCATTGCCGCTGTCCTGCTCACGCTCTGGATGTCGCGCAACGCGCTCGTCGGCGCGGCGCATGGCACGGAAGCCCCCGGCGAGCCGGGCGGCAAGCCGACGCGCACTGCACCGTCGGCCTGA
- a CDS encoding PLP-dependent aminotransferase family protein, giving the protein MTSLPKSRLTPAEPAPENVAALFDSPLATGPGRSTSLQKQLLSRLKHAILEGRLPAGARLPASRTLAEDLAVSRNTVSIVYDQLAAEGFIVPHRLGTRVAQLSLDPDIAAQAAQVARTVVPTHATPAIAAQAGNAPLASRRIQRLPATRHAARADETPLPFTPGVPALTRFPASTWRRTLERVMREAQPRHYHYGDPLGEPALRDAIASHLRISRGVRCDASQVVITEGAHEALILCVRLLIDPGDTVWMEDPGYRGAKAAFHTSDVRLQALRVDDEGIVIPEGLWERSPPRLVYVTPSHQYPLGSVLSASRRLDLIAQARRHGAWILEDDYDSEFRHQGEPIAAMQGMVPDAPVVYVGTFSKTMFPALRLGFLILPTTLAAQARDALDELLRGGHRFEQLALADFIRSGQFARHLGRMRRLYRERQTALREALATHFDPAYAVIGERCGLHLTVRLDPAFPDKAIVAAAQREGIGPRALSSFALEPQPADNGLVIGYGDTDASRIPGLVRRLAAIVAAQAGQTIAQR; this is encoded by the coding sequence ATGACTTCGCTGCCCAAATCGCGACTTACTCCCGCCGAGCCTGCGCCCGAAAACGTCGCCGCGCTTTTCGACAGCCCGCTCGCGACCGGCCCGGGTCGCAGCACCTCGCTTCAGAAGCAACTGCTCTCGCGTCTCAAACACGCCATTCTGGAAGGACGCCTGCCTGCCGGCGCGCGGCTGCCGGCCTCGCGCACGCTCGCGGAAGACCTCGCCGTCTCGCGCAATACCGTGTCGATCGTCTACGATCAGCTCGCCGCCGAGGGCTTCATCGTCCCGCACCGGCTCGGCACACGTGTGGCGCAGCTTTCGCTGGACCCGGACATCGCCGCTCAGGCGGCACAGGTGGCCAGAACGGTTGTCCCGACGCACGCCACACCCGCCATCGCGGCGCAAGCCGGCAACGCGCCGCTCGCTTCGCGCCGCATCCAGCGCCTGCCCGCCACACGCCACGCCGCGCGCGCCGACGAAACGCCGCTGCCTTTCACACCGGGCGTGCCCGCCCTCACCCGCTTTCCGGCGAGCACGTGGCGTCGCACGTTGGAGCGCGTGATGCGCGAGGCCCAGCCGCGCCACTATCATTACGGCGACCCGCTCGGCGAACCGGCGCTGCGCGACGCCATTGCCAGCCACCTGCGCATCTCTCGCGGCGTGCGCTGCGACGCGTCGCAAGTCGTCATCACCGAAGGCGCGCACGAGGCATTGATTCTTTGCGTGCGCCTGCTCATCGACCCGGGCGATACGGTATGGATGGAAGACCCGGGATATCGCGGCGCGAAGGCCGCCTTCCATACGAGCGACGTGCGCTTGCAGGCGCTGCGTGTCGATGATGAGGGCATCGTAATTCCGGAAGGACTTTGGGAGCGATCGCCCCCCCGGCTGGTGTATGTGACGCCATCGCATCAATACCCGCTCGGCAGCGTGTTGTCGGCGTCGCGCCGCCTCGATCTGATCGCGCAGGCGCGACGCCACGGCGCATGGATTCTCGAAGACGATTACGACAGCGAGTTTCGCCATCAGGGCGAACCCATCGCCGCCATGCAGGGCATGGTGCCGGATGCCCCCGTGGTCTATGTCGGCACCTTCAGCAAGACGATGTTCCCGGCGCTGCGCCTGGGCTTTCTGATCTTGCCGACGACGCTCGCCGCACAAGCCCGCGACGCGCTCGATGAACTCCTGCGTGGCGGCCATCGCTTCGAACAACTGGCGCTCGCGGATTTCATTCGCAGCGGGCAATTCGCGCGGCATCTGGGACGGATGCGGCGGTTGTACCGGGAGCGTCAGACGGCGTTGCGCGAGGCACTGGCCACGCACTTCGATCCCGCGTACGCGGTCATCGGAGAGCGCTGCGGATTGCATCTGACGGTACGTCTCGACCCGGCGTTTCCGGACAAGGCGATCGTGGCGGCGGCGCAGCGCGAAGGCATCGGCCCTCGCGCGCTGTCGAGCTTTGCGCTCGAACCACAACCGGCGGACAACGGGCTGGTGATCGGTTACGGGGACACGGACGCGTCCCGCATACCCGGGTTGGTCAGGCGATTGGCGGCAATCGTGGCGGCGCAGGCAGGGCAAACGATCGCGCAGCGGTGA
- a CDS encoding GNAT family N-acetyltransferase, whose product MTDAPNFNDYDQPIGPPLPDWKPRALPPRTPIQGRYCRLEAIDVERHAKDLFDAYATAPDGRDWTYMSGGPFPDFDSYYAYATKLAASTDPLHHAIVDTVTGKAVGTLALMRIDPANGVVEVGHVAYSPLLKRTRAGTEAQYLLMRRAFDELGYRRYEWKCDALNAPSRRAAARYGFTFEGIFRQAIVYRGRSRDTAWFSIIDSEWPAISRGFEQWLSPENFDAHGQHRAGLAALIAAARA is encoded by the coding sequence ATGACCGACGCCCCGAACTTCAATGACTACGACCAGCCGATCGGCCCGCCGCTGCCGGACTGGAAGCCGCGTGCGCTCCCGCCGCGCACGCCGATCCAGGGCCGGTACTGTCGTCTGGAGGCGATCGACGTGGAGCGTCACGCGAAAGACCTCTTCGACGCTTACGCCACCGCCCCCGATGGCCGGGACTGGACTTACATGAGCGGGGGGCCGTTCCCGGATTTCGACAGCTACTACGCCTATGCGACCAAACTCGCGGCGTCCACCGATCCGCTGCATCACGCGATCGTCGACACCGTGACCGGCAAAGCGGTCGGGACGTTGGCGCTCATGCGCATCGATCCCGCGAACGGAGTGGTGGAAGTCGGCCACGTGGCCTATTCGCCGTTGCTCAAGCGCACGCGCGCGGGAACGGAAGCCCAATATCTGCTGATGCGTCGCGCGTTCGATGAACTCGGCTATCGCCGCTACGAGTGGAAGTGCGACGCGCTGAACGCGCCGTCGCGTCGCGCGGCCGCCCGCTACGGTTTTACGTTCGAGGGCATCTTCCGACAGGCCATCGTTTATCGTGGCCGAAGCCGGGACACCGCGTGGTTCTCGATCATCGACAGCGAATGGCCGGCCATCAGCCGAGGCTTCGAGCAGTGGCTTTCGCCGGAGAATTTCGACGCGCACGGCCAGCACCGTGCGGGGCTTGCCGCGTTGATTGCCGCCGCCCGGGCCTGA
- a CDS encoding porin codes for MSKAAGWLRGALALAVCGAAGVAQAQSNVSLYGQVDAWVGAAKAPGGERAWTQGGGGMSTSYWGMKGSEDLGDGLKAIFTLEDFFLPQSGRYGRFTGDSFFSRNAYVGLQSNTLGTVTMGRLTTSYFVSTILFNPFVDSYTFSPMVYHTFLGLAGQGIVGDSGWSNAVMYATPDYKGLGASFSYAFGNKAGETGQNKWSAAAMYFHGPLAATLAYQQVKFDAVPDDQAGITGFRNQQAVQAGLTYDFKIVKLFGQYQYIKNTITGGNLTSNGGQLGLTVPLGGGNVMASYAYTKNSGANNSSRNTWAIGYDYSLSKRTDVYTAYLNDKVSGLEAGNTFGVGMRMKF; via the coding sequence ATGAGCAAGGCAGCAGGTTGGCTGCGGGGCGCGCTCGCCCTCGCGGTTTGCGGCGCGGCGGGCGTCGCCCAGGCGCAATCGAACGTATCCCTTTACGGTCAGGTCGACGCCTGGGTCGGCGCGGCCAAGGCCCCCGGCGGCGAACGCGCGTGGACCCAGGGCGGCGGTGGCATGTCGACCTCGTACTGGGGGATGAAAGGATCGGAGGACCTTGGCGACGGCCTCAAGGCGATCTTCACGCTGGAAGACTTCTTCCTGCCGCAGAGCGGCCGTTACGGCCGCTTCACCGGTGACAGCTTCTTCTCGCGCAACGCCTACGTCGGCCTGCAATCGAATACGCTCGGCACGGTCACGATGGGCCGGCTCACCACGTCGTACTTCGTCTCGACGATTCTGTTCAACCCGTTCGTCGATTCCTATACTTTCAGCCCGATGGTCTATCACACGTTCCTCGGCCTAGCCGGTCAGGGCATTGTGGGCGACTCGGGCTGGAGCAATGCCGTGATGTACGCCACGCCCGACTACAAGGGGCTCGGCGCGAGCTTCTCTTACGCGTTCGGCAACAAGGCGGGCGAGACGGGACAAAACAAGTGGAGCGCCGCCGCGATGTACTTCCACGGCCCGCTCGCCGCCACCCTCGCCTACCAGCAGGTCAAATTCGACGCGGTGCCCGACGATCAGGCCGGCATCACCGGCTTTCGCAATCAGCAGGCGGTGCAAGCCGGCCTGACGTACGACTTCAAGATCGTCAAGCTCTTCGGGCAATATCAGTACATCAAGAACACCATCACCGGCGGCAACCTGACATCCAATGGCGGACAGCTCGGCTTGACCGTGCCTTTGGGTGGCGGCAACGTGATGGCGTCCTATGCTTATACGAAGAACTCGGGCGCGAACAACAGCAGCCGCAACACCTGGGCGATCGGCTACGACTACAGCCTCTCCAAACGTACCGACGTGTACACCGCCTACCTCAACGACAAGGTCTCCGGTCTGGAAGCCGGGAATACTTTCGGGGTGGGCATGCGCATGAAGTTCTGA